Genomic DNA from Niallia circulans:
TGTTTCCTTTACTTCAGGTATGTCTGTAACGGCAGTTTTCACCTGATCAACGATAACTCCTGCAAGCGGGCAGCCCATCGCAGTCAATGTCATCGTTACAGTCAATACACCAGCATCATTTAATTCAAGGTCATATACAAGACCAAGATTAACAATATCTACACCTAATTCTGGATCGATGACAAGCTCTAACGCACCCATAATATTATCTTTTAATGCTTCTTCCATTTTATCCGCTCCTTTTCAACTCTTCTATATAACGGATCTGCCTGATCCTAAATTCACCTATGTTGTTCCTTCTTATCATAACAGAGATATACTCTAGATTAAAAGGATTCGATTAGTAAATATTATTAAATCAGGGAAATCACCTATAGGCTTTTATCTGCCTCAAGAAACTCTGTAAACCAGTCTATCGTTTTTAGCATCGCTTTCCTGCTTACTTTATGTCCTGTATTTTCTTCTGTTATATAAAATAGGTTCTCTGGTGTTTCTTCGTATAATGGCAGAATCGATTCATAAAACTTACGAGAATACTTATACGGAACCACTTCATCCTTTTTACCATGCCAAAACATCAATGGTCTATTATCGAGCTTTTCAGGCTGTTTACTTAAATCAAGCTCGCCTAATCTTTGCAGCAGATTATTGATTTCCGCCTCAGTAAGTGGCACATCATAGCCCCGTCCCTTCACTTCTTGAATGGTGTAATTGGCAAACTGCTCATAATAAGGCATGCCCATAAGACATACGGCAGTATTAATCCATGGGTAACGGCTTAATGCTCCTAACGTAATAATTCCCCCCATGCTTGTACCGACGAGGCCAATCCGGTCTGTTTGAATAAGCTTCTTACTCTCAAAATAAATTTTGATATGCTCAATTTCTTCAATTGTTTTTAGAACAATATCCCAAAACTGAAGATTCAGCTTCATTCCTGTAAGACCTGTGTCTCTTTCACCATGATGCATCGCATCAGGCAGGACAACCCGAAAACCTTTTTCTGCTAAATTATAAGCAAAATGGAGATTATGCTCCTTTGCACTTGTGAAGCCATGAATAAATTGGATGAAGGGAATGGGCTGATCAACATTTTCTTGTGCGACAATATGCAGAACAGGTACGTCTTTTATATTTATTTTTTCAATAATAATCATTTGTATGCCTCCCTTAGCTATATATTTTTTTGTAAATTCATTTTTGTTGAGTTAACATAATAGATAAGCAAGCAAGTTAGCATGCTTCTATTTTTAATTTTCAGCTATACACGTTCTTCATAGAACCTTAACACTTGCATATTACAATAAATGCATATATTGCATTGATACACGATATGTATATAATAGCAATATTTAGTTTATCATGAAGTCTTTCTATTTACTAAGCATTGTTACTTAAGAAGCTGATGGCTATGATCATCAACTTTTTATAAATAATATTACACAACGATAAGGAGAAACTATGACAGAAAAACATCTGATTGCTTTAGACCTTGATGGAACATTACTAAAAAACGATAAGACAATTTCCCCTTTAACAAAAAAAGTGATTGAAAAGGCAAAAGAAGCCGGTCATATTGTAATGATTGCAACT
This window encodes:
- the yjfP gene encoding esterase, translated to MIIIEKINIKDVPVLHIVAQENVDQPIPFIQFIHGFTSAKEHNLHFAYNLAEKGFRVVLPDAMHHGERDTGLTGMKLNLQFWDIVLKTIEEIEHIKIYFESKKLIQTDRIGLVGTSMGGIITLGALSRYPWINTAVCLMGMPYYEQFANYTIQEVKGRGYDVPLTEAEINNLLQRLGELDLSKQPEKLDNRPLMFWHGKKDEVVPYKYSRKFYESILPLYEETPENLFYITEENTGHKVSRKAMLKTIDWFTEFLEADKSL
- a CDS encoding metal-sulfur cluster assembly factor — its product is MEEALKDNIMGALELVIDPELGVDIVNLGLVYDLELNDAGVLTVTMTLTAMGCPLAGVIVDQVKTAVTDIPEVKETEVNIVWTPHWTKDRMSRYAKIALGVQ